Below is a window of Coleofasciculus chthonoplastes PCC 7420 DNA.
TTGTCTTTCCTGTTCCGCTTCCGTCAGAATCCAGTTTCCTTGAGCATCATACCACCGTAACCAGAGGCGATTAATCCCTTGAAACTCTCCCTGCCATAATCCCAAACCTAAGCCTAATTCACTCATCCATACTCGCCCATCTTGTACCTCTACCTCTTGATAATGGGTTCCATTCAGTTTAAACGCCCGTAGTTGATTGGTGTAACGACTGAATACGACATAGTAAGGAATCTGTAAAATCTGCTCGTAAACCTGCCATTTTCCCGGTGGTTTATCTTCAGTGGGAAGCTGACTCTCTTGCCCATTTCCTTCACCTTGTCTTGGCTCAGAGTCTGGCAATGGGATTACCTGTTCTCCTAAGTCTTCCCTCTCGGTTCCAGGTGAGAGCAATTCCACCACAACAAACGGATTGACGCCCTCCTGCCAAACCACGTAAGACAGGCGCATATCCACATCATTATACAGTCGCGGTACGCCGACAACCCCAAACCAATCCGGACGTTTATGCCACAGAGGATGATGCACATCATAGTAAATGTTCAAGTCGCTGGCATAAAAGATCTGTGAAAGGGGATAGTGGGGAGGGCAAAATGTCAAGCTCAATAAATGCGCTTGCCAATCATGGAATTCGTCAGGCAAACCCGGTTCCTCTGGATATTCACTCGGAAGATCATACATCGTTGGTAACGTTTCTTTGGGTGAACCCAGTGGATCGGTTTGAGGAGTGGGATAGTTGAATGAAACCATGGACGGGAATTGTTAGGAAAACTGGCTTTATACTAACAAGCCCTACTTATGCATAAGGGCGGGTTTTGTGGTGGAGTTATTGGTAACAAGCTACCGCTAGTTCCTAAAC
It encodes the following:
- a CDS encoding Uma2 family endonuclease, which encodes MVSFNYPTPQTDPLGSPKETLPTMYDLPSEYPEEPGLPDEFHDWQAHLLSLTFCPPHYPLSQIFYASDLNIYYDVHHPLWHKRPDWFGVVGVPRLYNDVDMRLSYVVWQEGVNPFVVVELLSPGTEREDLGEQVIPLPDSEPRQGEGNGQESQLPTEDKPPGKWQVYEQILQIPYYVVFSRYTNQLRAFKLNGTHYQEVEVQDGRVWMSELGLGLGLWQGEFQGINRLWLRWYDAQGNWILTEAEQERQRAEQERQRAEQERHRAEQERQRAEAAQARLDALMERLRESGIDPDTFFPDQG